One window from the genome of Bicyclus anynana chromosome 25, ilBicAnyn1.1, whole genome shotgun sequence encodes:
- the LOC112044039 gene encoding DNA-directed RNA polymerases I, II, and III subunit RPABC5 produces MIIPVRCFTCGKVIGNKWEAYLGLLQAEYTEGDALDALGLKRYCCRRMLLGHVDLIEKLLNYAPLEK; encoded by the exons ATGATAATTCCCGTGCGCTGCTTCACATGTGGGAAAGTGATTGGTAACAAATGGGAGGCATACCTCGGACTTTTACAAGCTGAATACACTGAAGG CGACGCGCTCGACGCCCTCGGCCTGAAGCGGTATTGTTGTCGGCGCATGCTGCTCGGTCACGTCGACCTGATCGAGAAACTGCTCAACTACGCGCCGCTGGAGAAGTGA